Proteins from one Ricinus communis isolate WT05 ecotype wild-type chromosome 9, ASM1957865v1, whole genome shotgun sequence genomic window:
- the LOC112536737 gene encoding protein EPIDERMAL PATTERNING FACTOR 1 yields MRNSVYIFASLMVAVALLIPSPTIARESQWPHSHQHGHNNHGQRELKPARPRTNNPSSSNIAEPSDSEGEMMEERNAHPLQIAGSRLPDCSHACGSCSPCKLVIVSSLCAALSQAAETCPVSYRCMCNNKSYPVP; encoded by the exons ATGAGAAATTCAGTCTACATTTTTGCATCACTCATGGTTGCTGTTGCTCTTCTCATTCCATCCCCCACAATTGCTAGAGAAAGCCAATGGCCTCACTCAC ATCAGCACGGCCATAATAATCATGGGCAGCGGGAATTAAAACCTGCACGGCCAAGAACAAACAACCCTAGCAGCAGCAACATAGCAGAACCAAGTGATTCTGAGGGAGAAATGATGGAGGAAAGAAATGCACATCCACTTCAAATAGCTGGGTCGAGATTGCCTGACTGCTCGCACGCTTGTGGATCGTGTTCGCCTTGTAAATTAGTGATCGTCAGCTCATTATGTGCTGCACTTTCTCAGGCAGCAGAAACATGCCCTGTCTCATATAGGTGCATGTGCAATAACAAGTCTTATCCCGTTCCTTGA